The Mesoterricola silvestris sequence ACGAGGACGTGGAACCCCAGCCAGGCCCACCAGGGTGCGGATTCGAGCAATGCGTGGAACAAGTTGCCTCCAGATCCTCCAGTTTAGGGGAAGATTCCAGCATGAGCCTCCCACGCTTTTTCCTCACCCAGGCCGACCTCCCCCGGGAGGGCTCCCTCCTCCCCCTGGAACCGGCCCAGGCCAAGCATCTCTGGGTGCTGCGCCTGGGCGCGGGGGCCGCGCTGGAACTGGTGCTTCCCTCGGGGCCCTGGAAGGCGGACCTGGCCGAGATCACCAAGGACCGGGCCGTGGCCCGCCTCGTGCGGCCCCTGGAGGAACAGCGGGAGCCGGCCTTCCCGGTCCACGCCTGGATTCCCCTCACGGCCCAGCTGTCGCTCCTGGACGACGTGCTGCCCGGCCTCGTTGAACTGGGCGCCACCTCCATCCAGCCCGTGGCCTACGAGCGCAGCGAGTACGACCCCGCCAAGACCCAGGCGCGCTTCGAGCGGTGGGAGCGCATCATCCGGGGCGCCTGCGAGCAGAGCCACCGGTCCCGGATCCCCGCCCTGGGCCAGCCGGCGGAATTCGATGCCCTGCTCGGGGTGGATGTGCCCCAGCGCTGGGTGGCCTACGAAGTGCGCGCCGGGGAGGGCAACCCCCGCCTTGAACCCGGTCCCGTCGCCTTCACCAGCGGGCCCGAGGGGGGGATCACCGACGCCGAATTCGCCGCCTTGACCGGTGCCGGGTGGAAACCGGTCACCCTCGGGGGAAGCATCCTGAGGGCCGTCACCTGCCCCGTGGCCCTGCTGGGAGCCATCCGGTTCCAGAACCCCCGGTGAACCCCGGGAACGCCGGGGCCGCGGGGGCATCCAATGGGGTGGAGGCGTCCCCATGTCCATGTTCAGAACGCTCGTCGCAGGCACCCTGGCCACCCTGGCCCTTTCGGGGGCCGATGTGAAGCCCGGCGTCCCGGCGCCCCCCTTCACGGCCCAGGACCAGAACGGCAGGACCGTCAAGCTGGCCGATTTCACCGGGAAATCGGTCGTGGTGCTCTATTTCTACCCCAAGGACGACACCCCGGGCTGCACCAAGGAAGCCTGCTCCCTCCGGGACGGCTTCGACCGGATCAAGGCGAAGGGCGCCGTCGTCCTGGGGGTCAGCGCCGACGACGTGACGAGCCACGCCGCCTTCTCGGAGAAGTACCACCTGCCCTTCCCCATCCTGGCGGATCCGGGTCACGCCATCATCGACGCCTACGGGGTCCGGATGCCGGTGATAGGCGTGGCCAAGCGGGTCACCTTCATCATCGGGAAGGACGGGATCGTGAAGGACGTCCTCAGGGACGTCAAGGCCGCGGAACACGACGAGCAGGTGCTGAAGGCCCTCGCTAGCCTTTGACGATCACCCACAGGCCGACGCCGATGAAGGCCGCCCCGGCGGCGTATTTCACCATGTGCTCCGGGATGAGCCTGAACAGGGCTCCCCCCACCAGGACGCCGATGGCCGTGGCGCACACCAGGGCGGCGCTGGCGGCGAGGAACACCGTGAGGAGGGCCCCCGACCGCGCCGTGGCCGTCATGGCGGCGAGCTGGGTCTTGTCGCCCAGCTCCGCCAGGAACACGGTGACAAAAGTTGCCCAGAACAAGGATTTGCTCATCGAATTCTCCCTTGACAGTCTAGACGAACCGAATTTCGGGCACACTTTAGGAATGTCACTGGCTCACTTCGATCTCCCAACCTCGTACGTTGATTCGCCCGAGACGCTCGCGGAAGCGCTGCCCCACTGGTTCGCGGCCAATCTCCTCGCGGTGGACATCGAGTGCAGCCTGACGGGATTCCATCACTGCGTACTGGCGCTCCTCCAGGTGGCCACCCACGACCGGTCCTGGCTTGTGGACCCCATCGCCATCCCCCAGCTCATGAAGCCGACCCTGGAGGCCATGGCCGAGGTGCCCTGGATCGTCCACGACTTCTCGGGCGACGGCATCGTGTTCAAGCGCATCTACGACGTGGTGCCCTCCTCGGTGATGGACACGATGCTCCTGGCCCGCACCCTGGGGTACCCCCAGCCCGGCCTCAAGACCATGGCCCGCCTGAAGCTCGGGGTGGAGATCCCCAAGGAGGAGCAGGACTCCAACTGGATGTACCGGCCCCTGCGGCCGGCCCAGATCAGCTACGCGGCCCGGGACGCGGCCCTGCTGCTGCCCCTGCTGCGCACCCTGGCCATCGAGGCCGACGCCCGGCGCGACGATCCGGAGGTGGGACCCCGCCTGGCCCAGCTCCCCGGCGAGATGCGTCGCACCATCCAGCGGGTGCGGTCCTACCGTCCCCCCACCGACCATCCCGTGGTGGACAAGGTCCGCCACATGGGCCTGGGCGACACCGCCGTGGAGCGGGCCCGCCGCCTGACCCACCTGCGACACCTGTGGGGCAACCAGGGGGACGTGGCCGCGGTGATGGAACTGGGCAACCGGTGGATCCTGGCGCGGCTGGAGCATCCCCCCAAATCCAGGGAAGCGCTGGAGCGGTGCATTCCCAATCCGCGGTTCCGGCGGACCCGGCTGGACGAACTCTGGGCCGTGTTCGAATCGAAATAAGGCGCCCGGCCCTGGCGGTCGATGGGATGATGGACCACCACCTTGATCCAGGAGCCCGGATGAACCAGGAAGATTTCATCATCACCTTCCCCAAGGCCCTCGCCGGCTTTCCGACCCTGACCGAATTCCGGGTCTTCGAGCCGGAAGGCACGTACCCCCTGAAATTCATGCAGGCCGTGGCTTCGCCGGACATCTCGTTCGCTTGTATGGACGCCGCGACGGTGAAGCTGGACTACGACGTGCCCCTGTCCCCGGAGGAGGCCCAGGTCCTCGCCCTGGAGAAACCCGAGGATGCCCTGGTGCTCGTCATCGTGGTGGTGCCGGGGGAGGATCCCCGGCGCATGACGGCCAACCTGGCGGGCCCCCTGGTCCTCAACACCCGCACCCGCACGGGCGTCCAGGTCCAGCTGGACACCCGGATCTTCCCCCTGCAATTCCCGGTGTTCCTGCCCCGTGGCGAGGGGGAGATCGGGTTCCCCGCCGGGCTCATCGGCTTCCCGGAACTCCGGCGCTTTGAACTGCTGGAGCCCTCCGACGCCTACCCCCTCAAATTCCTCCAACCCGTCGAGCGCGAGGATATTCATTTCGTGTGCATCGATGTGGCGGCCATCAAGGGGGATTACCAGGTGCCCCTTTCCGGCGAGGATGCCAGCGCCTTGGCCATCGAGGCCCCCTCCGAGGCCCTGGTGCTGGCCCTGGTGGTCATTCCCGAGGATCCCCGCCACATGACCGCCAACCTGGCCGGGCCCATCCTCATCAACCTGCGCACCCGGCAGGGACGCCAGGTGGTGCTCAATACCGAGCAGTTCCCCCTGAAGTTTCCCGTCATATCAGACAAGTAGCCTGAAAGGTCCCCATGCTTGTCATCACCCGGAAGCTGGATCAATCACTAATTATCAATGGAAATATCGAAGTCCTGGTCGTGGGCGTGAGCAAGGACGGGGTCCGCCTGGGCATCAAGGCCCCCAAGGAAGTCCAGGTGCACCGCCGCGAGGTTTTCGATGCCATTGCCGAGGTGAACCGGGCGGCGACCGCCCAGGGCCGGGGCCGGGATCTCACCCTCCAGGACGCCGCCGCCCTCCTGCGGGCAAGGTTGCCTAAAGTCAAACCGGCGAAGGACCGATAAGAATGATTCAGGAGTAGCCCCGTGGACGTGAGTCTTTCCGTGGACAGCTTGATGAGCCAGCAGGCGAGCATGACGCAGGCGGCCCTGGGCGTCGGGGTGGAGCGCAAGGTCCTGGACATGGCCCAGGCGGAGGGCGCCGCCCTGGTCCGCCTCATCGATTCCGCCGGAGGCCTGGGCGGAAACATCAACACCTACGCCTAACCGGTTCCCCAGGG is a genomic window containing:
- a CDS encoding RsmE family RNA methyltransferase — its product is MSLPRFFLTQADLPREGSLLPLEPAQAKHLWVLRLGAGAALELVLPSGPWKADLAEITKDRAVARLVRPLEEQREPAFPVHAWIPLTAQLSLLDDVLPGLVELGATSIQPVAYERSEYDPAKTQARFERWERIIRGACEQSHRSRIPALGQPAEFDALLGVDVPQRWVAYEVRAGEGNPRLEPGPVAFTSGPEGGITDAEFAALTGAGWKPVTLGGSILRAVTCPVALLGAIRFQNPR
- a CDS encoding peroxiredoxin, yielding MFRTLVAGTLATLALSGADVKPGVPAPPFTAQDQNGRTVKLADFTGKSVVVLYFYPKDDTPGCTKEACSLRDGFDRIKAKGAVVLGVSADDVTSHAAFSEKYHLPFPILADPGHAIIDAYGVRMPVIGVAKRVTFIIGKDGIVKDVLRDVKAAEHDEQVLKALASL
- a CDS encoding TMEM165/GDT1 family protein → MSKSLFWATFVTVFLAELGDKTQLAAMTATARSGALLTVFLAASAALVCATAIGVLVGGALFRLIPEHMVKYAAGAAFIGVGLWVIVKG
- a CDS encoding ribonuclease D, which translates into the protein MSLAHFDLPTSYVDSPETLAEALPHWFAANLLAVDIECSLTGFHHCVLALLQVATHDRSWLVDPIAIPQLMKPTLEAMAEVPWIVHDFSGDGIVFKRIYDVVPSSVMDTMLLARTLGYPQPGLKTMARLKLGVEIPKEEQDSNWMYRPLRPAQISYAARDAALLLPLLRTLAIEADARRDDPEVGPRLAQLPGEMRRTIQRVRSYRPPTDHPVVDKVRHMGLGDTAVERARRLTHLRHLWGNQGDVAAVMELGNRWILARLEHPPKSREALERCIPNPRFRRTRLDELWAVFESK
- the fliW gene encoding flagellar assembly protein FliW, with translation MNQEDFIITFPKALAGFPTLTEFRVFEPEGTYPLKFMQAVASPDISFACMDAATVKLDYDVPLSPEEAQVLALEKPEDALVLVIVVVPGEDPRRMTANLAGPLVLNTRTRTGVQVQLDTRIFPLQFPVFLPRGEGEIGFPAGLIGFPELRRFELLEPSDAYPLKFLQPVEREDIHFVCIDVAAIKGDYQVPLSGEDASALAIEAPSEALVLALVVIPEDPRHMTANLAGPILINLRTRQGRQVVLNTEQFPLKFPVISDK
- the csrA gene encoding carbon storage regulator CsrA; the encoded protein is MLVITRKLDQSLIINGNIEVLVVGVSKDGVRLGIKAPKEVQVHRREVFDAIAEVNRAATAQGRGRDLTLQDAAALLRARLPKVKPAKDR